In Arachis hypogaea cultivar Tifrunner chromosome 17, arahy.Tifrunner.gnm2.J5K5, whole genome shotgun sequence, a single window of DNA contains:
- the LOC112767385 gene encoding ferritin-4, chloroplastic codes for MVLGLGSCSSMSSASLSSRPQLHHHYNLSSKLANNNVKSSSCAVRRKTGGVAVVKAAAYSASSSMADHGNNKAVLGIVFKPFEEVKKELLSIPKMPHQSLARQGYSSHCEAALNAQINVEYNVSYVYHAMYAYFDRDNVALKGFAKYFKESSMEERQHAEIMMEYQNKRGGRVKLESMLMPFTEFDHAEKGDALNAMELALSLERLNNEKLLNLHKIATQNKDVQLADFIESEFLVGQVEDIKKISEYVAELRRLGKGHGVWHFDQMLLNGGVAA; via the exons ATGGTGTTAGGATTAGGAAGTTGTTCATCCATGTCATCAGCCTCACTTTCAAGTAGACCCCAGCTTCATCATCACTACAACCTTTCAAGCAAATTGGCCAACAACAATGTGAAGAGTTCTTCTTGTGCGGTGAGGAGAAAAACCGGCGGGGTTGCGGTGGTTAAGGCGGCGGCCTACTCCGCCTCCTCATCAATGGCGGATCATGGTAATAACAAAGCCGTTTTGGGTATAGTGTTTAAACCTTTTGAGGAAGTGAAAAAAGAGCTTCTTTCTATACCCAAAATGCCCCATCAATCTCTGGCTCGCCAAGGTTATAGTAGTCATTGTGAGGCTGCACTCAATGCACAGATCAA TGTGGAATATAATGTCTCCTACGTCTATCACGCCATGTATGCTTACTTTGACAGAGACAATGTTGCACTCAAGGGATTCGCCAA atatttcaaGGAATCAAGTATGGAGGAACGACAGCATGCTGAGATCATGATGGAATACCAG AATAAAAGAGGAGGCAGGGTGAAGCTGGAGTCAATGCTGATGCCATTTACAGAGTTTGATCATGCAGAAAAGGGTGACGCATTAAATG CAATGGAACTTGCATTGTCTCTAGAAAGGTTGAACAATGAGAAGCTTCTAAATTTACACAAG ATAGCAACACAAAACAAAGATGTACAGCTCGCTGACTTTATTGAAAGCGAGTTTTTGGTGGGTCAG GTGGAAGACATTAAAAAGATCTCAGAATATGTAGCTGAATTAAGAAGGCTAGGCAAAGGACATG GAGTTTGGCACTTTGATCAAATGCTTCTTAATGGAGGGGTGGCTGCGTGA